A genomic segment from Antedon mediterranea chromosome 6, ecAntMedi1.1, whole genome shotgun sequence encodes:
- the LOC140051155 gene encoding S-phase kinase-associated protein 1 codes for MPIIRLQSSDGEVFEVDVEIAKQSVTIKTMLEDLGMDEEEEDAIPLPNVNSSILKKVIQWCTFHKDDPPPPEDEENKEKRTDDLCGHDIEFLKVDQGTLFELILAANYLDIKGLLDATCKTVANMIKGKTPEEIRKTFNIKNDFTPGEEEQVRKENSWCEEK; via the exons ATGCCAATCATTAGACTACAAAGCTCAGATGGAGAAGTGTTTGAAGTCGATGTAGAAATTGCTAAGCAATCTGTTACAATCAAGACCATGTTGGAAg ATTTGGGTATGGACGAAGAAGAGGAAGATGCCATACCACTACCAAATGTCAACTCGAGCATCTTGAAGAAAGTCATACAATGGTGCACATTTCACAAGGATGACCCTCCACCACCGGAAGATGAGGAGAACAAAGAGAAGAGAACTGATGATTTATGTGGCCATGATATAGAATTTCTTAAAGTTGACCAAGGCACACTGTTTGAATTGATCTTG GCTGCCAACTACCTTGATATCAAAGGCTTGCTAGATGCTACATGTAAAACAGTCGCCAACATGATCAAAGGCAAAACACCTGAGGAAATCAGGAAAACGTTCAACATCAAGAATGACTTTACCCCTGGAGAGGAAGAGCAA GTACGAAAAGAAAATAGTTGGTGTGAAGAAAAATAG
- the LOC140051154 gene encoding anthrax toxin receptor 1-like, whose amino-acid sequence MDCRKGILILSCIVISTFTGCLSQKAKCQGGFDLYFVLDKSASLSIDNFQRQTVDFVEQIYNEFTNPKLRVAFITFSDLSQTVMHLTGNKRRIKQGFEQLRLITPDGGTYMQKGLLEANEQILKHSDTTASVIITLTDGKLTDSVFAIAEADNARKLGASIIAVSVGDSRPADLRHIADKPFKDHVFRGNTFADLPDVIGVIVNKSCVEILSATPNQYCSDVSFLVTLEGNGFTNTDNISHVICNFKLNDTDNQAVRPTYLSDTKMTCEAPPISEGSFVVMQISVNGISYISSNVTLNAMDCTKPDLVPIITGVSLFILLMLLLLLWWFWNMICCIVATKAATSNPPPPEKPNGKWPAVDASYYGGGGVGGMKPVQVKWGDKGCTEAGSKLEKTKDARLLGERSMGKESAKPTLWDKTKTSFAACFAPIKSCYDRVSFMRPSKGDKGCLCRHERV is encoded by the exons ATGGACTGCAGGAAAGGAATACTAATATTGTCTTGTATTGTCATAAGTACATTTACAGGATGTCTAAGTCAAAAAGCAAAATGCCAAGGTGGTTTTGatctttattttgttctcgACAA atcaGCCAGTCTGTCAATTGACAATTTTCAACGACAAACCGTTGATTTTGTTGAACAAATATACAACGAATTTACAAA CCCAAAGCTCAGAGTGGCGTTCATTACTTTCTCCGATCTTTCACAGACCGTCATGCATTTGACCGGAAATAA aCGACGTATTAAACAAGGATTTGAACAATTGCGCTTAATTACCCCAGACGGAGGAACTTATATGCAAAAAGGACTATTGGAAGCAAACGAACAGATTCTAAAACACA GTGATACGACAGCAAGTGTTATCATAACATTAACGGATGGTAAACTTACAGACTCTGTTTTCGCTATTGCAGAG GCAGATAATGCTCGAAAACTAGGCGCTTCAATCATAGCCGTCAGTGTCGGTGATAGTAGGCCAGCTGATTTACGTCATATTGCGGATAAACCGTTCAAAGATCACGTGTTCAGAGGCAATACATTCGCTGATTTACCAGATGTTATCGGAGTC ATTGTGAATAAGTCTTGTGTTGAAATTTTATCGGCAACCCCAAATCAATATTGTTCAGATG TTTCTTTTCTGGTTACATTGGAGGGTAATGGCTTCACAAATACTGACAACATATCGCATGTAATATGCAACTTCAAACTCAATGATACAGATAATCAAG ctGTTCGACCAACTTATCTAAGTGATACAAAGATGACCTGTGAAGCTCCTCCTATTTCAGAAGGGAG CTTCGTCGTTATGCAAATTTCAGTGAATGGAATATCGTATATATCTAGTAATGTCACATTAAACGCGATGGATTGCACGAAG CCCGATCTTGTGCCTATCATCACGGGAGTAAGTCTATTCATCTTGCTTATGCTCTTATTACTTCTTTGGTGGTTTTGGAACATGATTTGTTGTATA GTAGCGACAAAAGCTGCCACCTCAAATCCACCACCTCCAGAGAAGCCGAATGGAAAGTGGCCAGCAGTGGACGCATCGTACTATGGTGGAGGTGGTGTTGGAGGAATGAAACCTGTTCAG GTGAAATGGGGAGACAAGGGTTGTACTGAGGCTGGTTCTAAGTTGGAAAAGACGAAAGATGCCAGACTCCTTGGCGAAAGATCAATGGGGAAAGAAAGTGCCAAACCAACACTTTGGGATAAAACAAAG ACTTCGTTTGCTGCTTGTTTTGCGCCAATCAAATCATGCTATGACAGAGTTTCCTTTATGAGACCTAGTAAAGGAGACAAG GGGTGTTTATGTAGGCATGAACGTGTCTGA